A region from the Cannabis sativa cultivar Pink pepper isolate KNU-18-1 chromosome 9, ASM2916894v1, whole genome shotgun sequence genome encodes:
- the LOC133031057 gene encoding mitogen-activated protein kinase kinase 9-like, with amino-acid sequence MPVVRRGRPHLNLQLPLTKLSHARPPRISLPLPPTSSTAAATQFNWSSSSAPISAADLDKIQVLGSGNGGTVYKVRHKETSEIYALKIINDKSNSNFRSQLDTEMEILRRTDSPHVVKCHSIFQNPSGEFGIVMEYMDSGTLENVLKSEGALSESKVADIAKKVLNGLHYLHSHKIVHLDIKPANLLVNSKMEVKIADFGVSKILGRTLDTCNSFVGTCAYMSPERLDSLTYGENYDGYAADIWSLGVTLMELYMGQFPLLPPGQTPNWPTLMCVICFSELPSLPKGVSDEFRNFIDCCLQKESSKRWSASKLLSHPFLCKDSPIKEP; translated from the coding sequence atgCCTGTCGTACGAAGAGGACGTCCTCATCTCAATCTCCAGCTTCCCTTAACGAAACTCTCCCATGCTCGGCCACCTCGCATCTCTCTCCCACTACCTCCCACTTCCAGTACTGCTGCCGCCACCCAATTCAACTGGTCATCTTCCTCCGCGCCTATCTCAGCCGCCGATCTCGACAAGATTCAAGTTCTCGGAAGCGGCAATGGCGGAACAGTCTACAAAGTCCGCCACAAGGAAACCTCAGAAATCTACGCTTTGAAAATCATCAACGACAAGTCCAATTCAAATTTCCGCTCCCAGCTCGACACCGAGATGGAGATCCTCCGCCGTACGGACTCACCTCACGTGGTCAAATGCCACAGCATCTTCCAAAATCCATCGGGAGAGTTTGGTATAGTCATGGAGTATATGGATTCAGGAACCTTAGAGAATGTTCTCAAATCGGAAGGAGCTTTGTCTGAATCCAAAGTTGCTGACATAGCAAAGAAAGTCCTCAACGGTCTTCACTACCTTCACTCCCACAAAATTGTTCATCTTGATATCAAACCAGCCAATCTCTTAGTGAATTCAAAAATGGAAGTTAAGATTGCCGATTTCGGGGTAAGCAAAATCCTCGGCCGTACTTTGGATACTTGCAATTCTTTCGTTGGAACGTGTGCTTACATGAGTCCAGAGAGGTTGGATTCGCTGACTTATGGCGAAAATTACGACGGTTACGCTGCAGATATCTGGAGTTTGGGTGTCACTCTAATGGAGCTATATATGGGTCAATTTCCGCTACTTCCGCCAGGTCAGACACCTAATTGGCCTACTTTGATGTGCGTTATATGTTTTAGTGAGCTGCCAAGTTTGCCGAAAGGCGTTTCGGATGAGTTTAGGAACTTCATTGACTGTTGTTTGCAAAAGGAATCAAGTAAAAGGTGGTCTGCGTCGAAGTTGTTGTCTCACCCGTTTCTCTGTAAAGATTCTCCAATCAAAGAACCATAA